The Mustela erminea isolate mMusErm1 chromosome 6, mMusErm1.Pri, whole genome shotgun sequence genome includes a region encoding these proteins:
- the MFSD5 gene encoding molybdate-anion transporter, with the protein MLVTAYLAFVVLLASCLGLELSRCRAKPPGRACSNPSFLRFQLDFYQVYFLALAADWLQAPYLYKLYQHYHFLEGQIAILYVCGLASTVLFGLVASSLVDWLGRKKSCVLFSLTYSLCCLTKLSWDYFVLLMGRALGGLSTALLFSAFEAWYIHEHMERHDFPAEWIPATFARAAFWNHVLAVVAGVAAEAVTCWMGLGPVAPFVAAIPLLALAGALALHNWGENYDRQRAFSRTCAGGLRCLLSDRRVLLLGTIQALFESVIFIFVFLWTPVLDPHGAPLGIVFSSFMAASLLGSSLYRIATSKRYHLQPMHLLSLAVLIVVFSLFMLTFSTSPGQENPVESFIAFLLIELACGLYFPSMSFLRRKVIPETEQAGVLNWFRVPLHLLACLGLLVLHDSDHKTGTRNMFSICSAVMVMALLAVVGLFTVVRHNAELRVPSPTGEPYAPEL; encoded by the coding sequence ATGCTGGTGACCGCCTATCTTGCTTTTGTGGtcctcctggcctcctgcctggGGTTGGAACTGTCAAGATGCAGGGCAAAGCCCCCTGGAAGGGCCTGCAGCAACCCCTCCTTCCTTCGGTTTCAACTGGACTTCTATCAGGTCTACTTCCTGGCCCTGGCGGCTGACTGGCTCCAGGCCCCCTACCTCTATAAACTCTATCAGCATTACCACTTCCTGGAGGGTCAGATTGCCATCCTCTATGTCTGTGGCCTGGCCTCCACAGTCCTTTTTGGACTGGTGGCCTCCTCCCTTGTGGATTGGCTGGGTCGCAAGAAGTCTTGtgtcctcttctccctcactTACTCTCTGTGCTGCTTAACCAAACTCTCCTGGGATTACTTTGTGCTGCTGATGGGCCGAGCACTGGGTGGGCTGTCTACGGCCCTGCTCTTCTCGGCCTTTGAGGCCTGGTACATCCACGAACACATGGAGCGTCATgacttccctgctgagtggaTCCCAGCTACCTTTGCCCGAGCTGCCTTCTGGAACCATGTGCTGGCTGTAGTAGCAGGTGTGGCAGCTGAAGCTGTGACCTGCTGGATGGGACTGGGGCCAGTAGCGCCCTTCGTGGCCGCCATCCCTCTCTTGGCTCTGGCTGGGGCCTTGGCCCTTCATAACTGGGGAGAGAACTATGATCGGCAGCGTGCCTTTTCAAGGACTTGTGCTGGAGGCCTCCGCTGCCTCCTGTCGGACCGCCGCGTACTGCTGCTAGGTACCATACAGGCCCTGTTCGAGAGTGTTATCTTCATCTTTGTCTTCCTCTGGACGCCTGTGCtggacccacatggggctccactgGGCATTGTCTTCTCCAGTTTCATGGCTGCCAGCCTGCTTGGCTCTTCGCTGTACCGCATTGCTACCTCCAAGAGGTACCACCTTCAGCCCATGCACCTACTGTCCCTTGCTGTCCTCATCGTTGTCTTCTCCCTTTTCATGTTGACTTTCTCCACCAGCCCAGGCCAGGAGAATCCAGTGGAGTCCTTCATAGCCTTTCTACTTATTGAATTGGCCTGTGGGCTCTACTTTCCCAGCATGAGCTTCCTGCGGAGAAAGGTGATCCCAGAGACAGAGCAAGCTGGCGTACTCAACTGGTTCCGGGTTCCCCTGCACTTACTggcctgcctggggctcctggtTCTCCATGACAGCGATCACAAAACGGGCACTCGGAACATGTTCAGCATCTGCTCTGCCGTCATGGTGATGGCTCTGCTGGCAGTGGTGGGGCTCTTCACCGTGGTCAGGCACAATGCCGAGCTGCGGGTGCCCTCACCCACGGGGGAGCCCTATGCCCCTGAGCTCTAA